From Mauremys mutica isolate MM-2020 ecotype Southern chromosome 23, ASM2049712v1, whole genome shotgun sequence, a single genomic window includes:
- the LOC123355256 gene encoding uncharacterized protein LOC123355256 has protein sequence MAGLLRMFRKKALKVAPEPEGSSCHLPQEQSGPSVPAGGEGAPGRTRRWKFPAFWKRKPAPGAGAEVGEAPARPKWNWSRMRLGRRDPAQERNRAGWLRGLLCGQQRPQEPSPDFHQEASPCLVSGDLPAFPGQEVEDPSPSPSSSARSPWDSSSACDSDSNSARSPWDSSSACDSDSSLADGRFCFVQGSARASEDEQEQEEEEEEEEWVDVVTEEAALKNIREQLQGREKDEAQQLVFLHAIHPACLAAQQRGQDTLEPRCCKAAVVERIVELIEELPDDSPPGAVLANCLIAVANLSTMTPALEPELETHLLRAALHAVFTLDTRTDTTQVQDLHRVMPDLLDAMLGNLLAKSPDTNKLHYILEHINYWMVSRVSSERARAIRSSATLLTSIITLPDFDNSAEFPEMGHHVAQLALSIGDPDKDISRQAREGVFRLYQLLLHQRDLTIHEAEELWLRDWHQDSRLLGYKNTARVGEVFGKLFSEGQRRFFLRTAVLAMHNPRLRVSQAGLLLTYSLLGQAQQLLGDKQEEVTYKVTQQLHIIHNLHQVPEAVQELCLRGHQLLPLPVNEECSQTEWSPSEWESERPPTRPLEGGAYIAPPPSPSGPGRGRKYKRPAVLHSGGRACKTGGRSACSPKALRGSPGVDEDWPGVLAAVYSKESEEAWRLRVPNPGEAGSSPGAAPEQPAAEPSAAQSACCGRIPADAEAANPAPARTLGWDTVE, from the exons ATGGCCGGGCtcctgaggatgttcaggaagaaggctctgaaggtggccccagagcctgaggggagcagctgccatcttccccaggagcagagcggcccctctgtccccgctgGCGGGGAAGGAGCTCCCGGCCGGACCAGAAGGTGGAAGTTCCCAGCCTTCTGGAAGAGGAAACCTGCTCCCGGCGCAGGCGCCGAGGTGGGAGAGGCACCGGCCAGGCCAAAATGGAACTGGTCCAGGATGCGGCTGGGCAGGCGGGACCCAGCCCAGGAGCGCAACCGGGCAGGGTGGCTCCGGGGCTTGTTATGTGGGCAGCagcggccccaggagcccagccctgaTTTCCATCAGGAGGCATCGCCCTGCCTTGTCAGTGGGGACCTTCCAGCcttcccagggcaggaggtggaggatccctctcccagccccagcagctcggcccgctccccatgggacagcagcagcgcctgCGACTCGGACAGCAACTCGGCCCGCTCCccatgggacagcagcagcgcctgCGACTCAGACAGCAGCTTGGCTGATGGACGCTTCTGCTTCGTTCaag ggTCCGCCAGGGCCTCTGAGGAcgagcaggagcaggaggaggaggaggaggaggaggaatgggttGACGTGGTAACAGAGGAGGCTGCTCTCAAAAACATCCGAGAGCAGCTCCAGGGCCGAGAAAAG GACGAGGCGCAGCAGCTCGTGTTCCTGCACGCCATCCACCCCGCGTGTCTCGCTGCACAGCAGAGAGGGCAGGACACATTGGAGCCGCGCTGCTGCAAGGCAGCTGTGGTGGAGAGGATTGTG GAGCTCATTGAGGAGCTTCCTGATGACTCTCCGCCCGGCGCCGTCCTGGCCAACTGCCTGATCGCTGTGGCCAACCTCAG cacCATGACACCTGCCTTGGAGCCGGAGCTGGAGACCCACCTCCTCCGAGCTGCCCTCCATGCCGTTTTCACCCTGGACACGCGGACGGACACCACCCAAGTCCAG GATCTGCATAGGGTCATGCCAGACCTCCTGGACGCCATGCTGGGgaacctgctggcaaagtccccAGATACCAACAAGCTCCACTACATCTTGGAG cacATTAACTACTGGATGGTGTCCAGGGTGTCGAgcgagagagccagggccattagGAGCAGCGCGACCCTGCTCACCTCCATCATCACCCTCCCTGACTTTGAC AACTCAGCCGAATTCCCCGAGATGGGTCACCAtgtggcacagctggctctgtccATCGGTGACCCAGACAAGGACATCAGccggcaggccagggagggggtttTCCGGCTCTACCAACTGTTGCTGCACCAGAGGG acctgaccATCCACGAGGCCGAAGAGCTGTGGCTCCGGGACTGGCACCAGGACAGCAGGCTCCTCGGCTATAAAAACACAGCCAGGGTCGGGGAG GTCTTTGGAAAGTTATTCTCGGAGGGGCAGAGACGCTTCTTCCTGCGGACGGCAGTGCTGGCCATGCACAACCCCCGGCTGCgtgtcagccaggctgggctgctcctcaCTTACTCCCTCCTGGGGCAAgcccagcagctgctgggggacAAG CAGGAGGAGGTCACTTATAAGGTGACGCAACAACTGCACATCATCCACAACTTGCACCAAGTGCCTGAGGCGGTGCAGGAGCTCTGCCTCCGAGGCCACCAGCTACTCCCGCTCCCTGTAAACGAGGAGTGTAGTCAGACTGAGTGGTCTCCCTCCGAGTGGGAGAGCGAGAGACCCCCTACACGCCCCTTGGAGGGTGGAGCCTATAttgccccgcccccctcaccgTCAGGACCGGGGCGTGGCCGGAAGTATAAAAGACCGGCCGTGCTGCACAGTGGGGGGAGAGCCTGCAAGACAGGAGGACGCTCAGCCTGTTCTCCAAAGGCCCTGAGAGGATCCCCAGGCGTGGACGAGGACTGGCCCGGAGTCCTCGCTGCAGTTTACTCCAAGGAGTCGGAAGAGGCCTGGAGGCTGCGGGTACCAAAccctggggaggcaggaagtagcccaggggcagccccgGAGCAGCCGGCTGCAGAGCCCAGTGCGGCTCAGTCGGCGTGTTGCGGCAGGATCCCCGCCGACGCAGaggcagccaatcctgcccctgccaggaCCTTGGGCTGGGAcacggtggagtag
- the SNRNP40 gene encoding U5 small nuclear ribonucleoprotein 40 kDa protein, whose translation MIEQQKRKGLGPELALVAAAKRPRHELLLGPGPGGGQPPPGALLQAGPPRCSSLQAPIMLLSGHEGEVYCCKFHPNGATLASAGFDRLILLWHVYGDCDNFATLKGHSGAVMELHYNTDGSMLFSASTDKTVAVWDSETGERVKRLKGHTSFVNSCYPARRGPQLVCTGSDDGTVKLWDIRKKAAVQTFQNTYQVLAVTFNDTSDQIISGGIDNDIKVWDLRQNKLTYTMRGHADSVTGLSLSSEGSYLLSNAMDNTVRIWDVRPFAPKERCVKIFQGNVHNFEKNLLRCSWSPDGSKIAGGSADRFVYVWDTTSRRILYKLPGHAGSVNEVAFHPEEPIILSASSDKRLYMGEIQ comes from the exons ATGATCGAGCAGCAAAAGCGCAAGGGGCTGGGCCCGGAGCTGGCGCTAGTGGCGGCGGCCAAGCGGCCCCGGcatgagctgctgctggggcccGGCCCGGGCGGGGGGCAGCCGCCTCCGGGGGCCCTGCTGCAGGCG GGCCCTCCACGATGTTCTTCCCTCCAGGCACCCATAATGCTGCTCTCGGGACACGAAGGAGAAGTTTACTGTTGCAAGTTTCATCCTAATGGAGCCACTTTAGCCTCTGCTGGATTTGACAGACTCATCT tgctgtGGCATGTGTATGGGGATTGTGATAATTTTGCCACCCTGAAGGGACACAGTGGAGCAGTTATGGAGTTGCACTATAACACTGATGGCAG CATGCTTTTCTCAGCATCCACAGATAAAACAGTAGCTGTGTGGGATAGTGAGACTGGAGAAAGAGTGAAAAGGCTGAAGGGGCACACATCATTTGTTAACTCCTGTTATCCAGCGAGGCGGGGACCCCAGCTCGTCTGTACAGGCAGCGATGATGGAACAGTAAAG CTGTGGGATATTCGTAAAAAAGCTGCAGTCCAGACATTTCAGAACACTTACCAGGTATTAGCAGTGACCTTCAATGACACCAGTGATCAGATTATATCCGGAGGCATAGACAACGATATCAAG GTATGGGACCTTCGCCAGAACAAACTAACATACACAATGAGAGGGCATGCCGACTCAGTGACCGGCCTCAGTTTGAGTTCAGAAGGCTCTTACTTGCTTTCCAACGCAATGGACAACACAG TTCGAATCTGGGATGTGCGACCATTTGCCCCTAAAGAGAGATGTGTGAAGATATTCCAGGGGAATGTGCATAATTTTGAGAAG AATCTTCTGAGATGCTCATGGTCACCAGATGGGAGTAAAATAGCAGGCGGATCAGCAGACAG GTTTGTTTATGTGTGGGATACAACCTCCAGGAGAATTCTCTACAAGCTGCCAGGCCATGCCGGCTCAGTAAACGAGGTGGCTTTCCATCCAGAGGAACCAATTA TACTCTCTGCATCTAGTGACAAGAGACTGTATATGGGAGAGATCCAGTGA